In Diorhabda carinulata isolate Delta chromosome 6, icDioCari1.1, whole genome shotgun sequence, a single genomic region encodes these proteins:
- the LOC130895945 gene encoding uncharacterized protein LOC130895945, protein MKILSKNPKGCEHQNQQCTKLSKTSSNYIRQDFFNKFDYIFLTILAIILLLYILSNFEEFSWQLSSFGRIILIKILPYFDWRPYKNKRCLIEHFFTETETLSNKLNCNVCEDLVGIDVHEILEEDILEERYIKLDNPVIITKSLKNWPKDSRFMNDLIQHESSKLYPCNLSTNIHKGLDNLETVLSKLKYFNEFYIHYQNCESEAMRTLRQYTFTPEVLPSIFSPTLYNWMIWNDNYNATNYKQIELMEKVTVVGQLFGSTNIRLIPRKNCAKSCPFFDIILRERELLIFTSLWDLEYRPADKGENMAVIIEYSD, encoded by the coding sequence atgaaaatattatcaaaaaaccCTAAGGGCTGCGAACATCAAAATCAACAATGTACGAAATTGTCAAAAACTTCCAGTAATTATATAAGGCAagactttttcaataaattcgattatatttttcttactatACTGGCTATCATACTGTTACTGTACATACTGTCAAATTTCGAAGAATTCTCTTGGCAACTATCGTCCTTTGGAAGAATAATACTTATAAAAATACTTCCTTATTTTGATTGGCgtccatataaaaataaacgttgTTTAATAGAGCACTTCTTCACAGAAACTGAAACCTTATCCAATAAATTAAACTGTAACGTATGTGAAGATCTAGTTGGTATAGATGTACATGAGATTCTTGAAGAAGACATCTTAGAAGAGCGGTATATTAAGCTTGACAATCCAGtaataattacaaaaagtttGAAGAATTGGCCGAAAGACTCCAGGTTTATGAATGACTTAATACAACACGAATCTTCTAAATTATATCCTTGTAATTTATCAACTAATATTCATAAAGGCTTGGACAATTTAGAAACAGTCTTATctaagttgaaatattttaatgaattctaTATTCACTATCAAAATTGCGAATCTGAAGCTATGCGAACGTTAAGGCAGTATACGTTTACACCTGAAGTACTACCATCGATATTTTCTCCGACTTTATACAATTGGATGATATGGAATGATAACTATAATGCAACGAATTATAAGCAAATCGAACTTATGGAAAAAGTAACCGTTGTTGGACAATTATTTGGATCGACGAATATTAGGCTTATTCCTAGGAAGAACTGTGCAAAATCTTGTCCATTTTTCGATATAATACTTCGAGAACgtgaattattgatttttactAGTTTATGGGACTTGGAGTATAGGCCAGCTGATAAAGGTGAAAATATGGCTGTTATTATAGAATATTCGGATTAA